The following DNA comes from Cucumis sativus cultivar 9930 chromosome 7, Cucumber_9930_V3, whole genome shotgun sequence.
CATCGGTGTAGAATATTGAAAAGACTCCACATCTGCATTATAACTTGGGGACAATATATTCCCCACTGAAGAATGATCCAAATTGGCTGGCATTGACTCCCCCATACCTTCAACATAAACAGAGCGGGATTCATTGTCTTCTCGAGGCAGTCCATCACAGCTATCCTCATCGTGATCATCAAGATCATTATCACTTTCTTCTAACTCTTCCATATATGCATCAGCAAAGTCATGTTCAAAGTCACAGTTAGGTAGTAAATCCCAAACTACTTGTTTCATCTGAGCACTCAGACTAAATACACATTCCACTTCCTCttcaatttcatcttgtgaGAAAACTGAATGTGTCGCAATTTGAGAATCTGCATTTATCAAAGCTAGAGCTTTCAAAAGTGACTTTGGCACAGTGTCCATATCACTACATTCAAAAAGATAGTCTATTAACATCCTCTTAATACAAGATCTTAGACTCCTATGAGACACTTTTGCATTGGGATCCAACAAAGACTTCACCTGTTTGAGCTTCTGAAAGTTAACCCTCTTGCTAATAGACCATATGGCTTTTACTATTTCATTGTGCAAGCTTTTCATTTGGGGTGAGAAGTGATAGAACTCAATTATGGACGAATTATGGCGACCCGGTACTAGTTTGAGTGATAAATCAGCCACCGCCATGGCTTTTGCAAGTGATTCTTGCAATTCATCTCCTTCACCAATCGATGAAAGCATCTTCTTACTGATCTTTGTAAGAAGATTAATCAGACAATCACGGCCCCGCCCATGCCTATTACGTTTCATCTGAGGCATAAACCGAACACCTACAAGCTTTCGATGCATAGCTAAGAGAACTTGGGTGGGCAGGTCTCCTAAACCATACAGTACATGTGATACAGCATCATGGTTAGAGAACAAACTTGATGTCAAAGTTGTTGAGCGTCTTCTTCGAAAATTTTTTGAGTCATTGAGAAGTTGAGCCAATTGTTTAACAATTTCCAATTGACGGCAATCTTGACTTTTACTTCTCAGAACTTTTGGAATAAATTCCCTGATGGTCCTTTTCAGCTTACAGCGAGTCTTTTCCAATTGGGCAGAGTTTTCTGTAAGTACTACAGCAAGAAGGTAAAGTCCCCTGGTGCTCAGATCATTGAGACACGACAAGATGAGTTTTCCAATTTTGCAAGAGTCAAATATTTGATCAGCACGAATACCAAGATGCCTTGTTTCAACACCTAACGCTCCAAACGCTTCTTCAACTCTTGTTTTGACAGTCTCGtaaaaaatctgaaaaacagagattgaaaatgacaaaacacaGAAAGTAAGGTTAGCGTTTTCAAAAGATGGATTGttacataaataatattgtaaacTTGGGACTGAAGCCAAGCGAAGTAGACAAGGATTCAGAGTTAGTTTCCATTACTGCCTTTGTACAATGAAATAAAGTAATTGAGGGAAGAAAAAGGTGGAAAATCTACTTACATCATCTTCTCTCAGCAACGATTCAGGCAGGTTTCTAAGAAGACAACAACAAACCATTTATTAAAGCAAGGAAACCAATGTactagttttaatttaaacaattggtcaaacaaattttcacttactgtttatttaaaaagtctGAATGATCAGGATACTTTCGTCTAGACTCAGATGTAGGAAGCCCCAGCAGCCATCTGCATACATTCGACAAAGTCAGTTCTAACAAACCAGCCTACGTACAAACCCTCCCATGAGTTCTCAAATACTAGAATTCTAAGACACCCTCTCCAgcaacaaattattaaaacgatAATAAAAGAACATTCCACTAAATTTATAGAATCCAATTCCAGAAGATTGGAAATTGCACTATCATAATccaaaaaactaaactaaacaaatacCATCGGAACACTACATTCATATGAAAAATTCGATTAACTAGGTTCAATTCTTTCAAACCATGAAATTGGTTGTCAAAAGTTCaacatcaataatttaaatcttcCTTCTAAAATTCTGAAACACCACCACCagctacaaattaaaaaaaggaaattagaCATCGTTCCATGATTGTCATTCATCCAAAATCATGTCAGAACCATCCAAATGCTATTTACCAATCACATACtctaaatttatagaaattgtTTCCAGAAAATCGGAAACTGCAACATGAGCATCCAAatgactaaaataaacaaatccCACCTGAGCACTGCGCTGAATTCTCTGAAAGAGCTAAATTGGTAGTCGAAAATCCAATatcaataattcaaaatctatttttcaCGTCATTAAAGTGCAAGCAAACAGATTCATAAACCGATTACGGACAAACATATACCttcttttagatttcaaaaggGCCTCATGACGCCGAATTTGTACCAGAAGTGCTTGAGAATCGGTCTGACAAAACTCCATCGGATTGCTAATGTTCCAGTGTACACTAGGGTTTTATTTAAACAGTAATGGAGAATAAGGGTTTGGCGAGCGGCATAGAGAGAATAAGGGTTTGGCGAGCGGCATagagagaagaaggttgaCGTGATAAATCTGGAAAGGAAaggggaaaaaggaaaaatatttgacTTCGGGTTATGGCCGCTTCGGTTGATAAATTAGATAACCGAACCgggaaatgaaaaaagatggaGGGAAAAccatgaaaaaataaaaagaatggcCGATTGTTATTGAAATCACCCGCGAATTTAGTATAAGCGGGGAGGGCTCGAGTTCCCCTCAACTTTAttattgtctttatataatatgtataaataaaaccaattaatgtttaatgtttGCCCACATTTCAATCAGAgttcaaatcttatttatgtagtatttttttcatatttttatttttcctctagTTACAACTCGAAGCCCTATGTTAATAATTTTCTCGATCCGCATTGATTGAAATTCAAGAAGATTGCACTCAATAgaccaaaaaaatcaatcaaaatcgAATATGGTGGTTGGAGACAAGGAGAAATTCAATCGCTATCGAAAAACCGAAATGTCAAACTGACCCATGATagtaacataaaataaatttcttattatGGTTATCTCGAGCGGATTTATTAACATgtcctaattttattttaatattaattttgaagtgtcaAGTTACAATGTAGTTCAATTGTGGTGGTtgtcaaattataatatagttCAATTGTGGTGGTTGTGTCTCCGGCCGCAAAACCACGAGATTCTAAGTTTAATCAttgcttaattatttttgcGAAATAATCttcatttgttatctaacaaatatttaggagaagaaaaaaagcaaCTGATccaaaaatgtattattttatcttttttgtttctcttttttatgcaatttttaaatctatatatttgcattacaaaaaaaatcatgtgtaAATTAtcggtttttatttattagtgaATGTTATTGGAACATCAATGAAACAtcgataaatttttttaacattttttagtgtgtttatttATAGTGTATGgtatatcatatataaaatttatggatatgCCATTGATTTTACTATTGTTACTAAAATGTAGATATTATGTTTAGttatttcaagttttattGTGTATGTCAAAAAAATCcgtataaaaaattgatacttGTACATACTAATTGTTCTTGGATATGTACATAGTACTTTGTTTGACTTAATATAACTCTTTTCAATATCTTCcacaatataacaaataaattttatctttgtatttcttcctataatattttttctcttctctcaaCAAGTTGCCTTTCTTCTGTTATTTTGatgttatttgttttcattgttCAGTATTTGTAACCTGGTCagtaatttaatatttttatgcTTTTTCGTGGATTTAatgagttatatatatatatatattttagatttacatgtatcataattttttttaataaaaaatgtttcttcaaatatattagttttttttagaaattgatgTATTTATCTCatatttgtaaagaaaaataaggtaaattatatgtttgaattaaacaacttttttctaaaatatagtATTTGAGAAACTACTCTAAAAATggagtttaattaaaattactcTAAAAAATAGGGTATTTTTTGACCCAcctcttattttttattacttatacatatattaattgtGAGTGGtatgctttatttttttattatttatatattagtttaccctacactttttcttttatatatatatatatattaaatattttaattgtataattatctttacttatttaaattaatatcttttcaattctaatttatttttttgctttatttatttatttacttacttgtttcttagtcaaaattatacgtatttttttaattttcaatatttaaaaaaacaagtataTTAACggaaaaagtaaatttttttgtaataatataaaatcttataataatccatttttgttttagaaaaaacttttataaaaaattgaagataaaaCCTACcattttagagagaaaaagaaaatcaatttatattagACAATGTCccattctatttatttatattatttaacgaaaacacatttatttattttacacaaattCACACCAtatctaatttgattttagttttattgaattttatttgtgcagtttttttgtttaacatatacaataataaatttctcGTGTTtcctaatttgattagatcaggttttctaaatttaattttatattaagggattggttttaaattatttcactactcttgttttttctttctttcataaacattgatttttttattcaattttatcaattattattaccattttaatttatttaatatatttgttaatatacatgcttttaaaaaatttgaaaattaaaagaaaaatatgtaattttaataagaaaaattgaatatttaatattgaggtgttgaaatatttaatatatatatataaattaaaataaaaaatatattaattttaagaataatttttaaaaataaggtaaattttgaaacataagtAAAAGATAGGGTGAATACATaactattgataaaatatatgagtttCGTGTACTAGACCccatattttttatcttttactttatttatatatatattttaatgtacctcacattttcttattttcttattatttatatatattatacatggGTCTCACacattaaacattcaaattttaaaaatatattttttatttttactttttgtatagatttaaatatctcaacattcaattttttatttttttataatttaatttaattatttctccATCAAGGTTatcctaatatttttttctcaaatttcaatctttttttttaaaaactcatatattatcaaaaatatgttattaaaatatatattaaacaaataaagatagtaataataataattaggaGAAGTTAAagttagtaaaaaaataaataataataacactcgAAACTACCCATGCACATtgttaattgaataaaaaaattattattacgacaaaagaaaaaaaaaaacaaaaattgattgGATTAccaaatgaatttaaaaagttaacatATCTATGGATTTCCAATTATATAgattatatatagtatatgcTATAGATTACAAACAACTCACCATTTATGAGAATTCTATAAACATATCTAGAGGTTTTATCACACCgtacaaactaaaatttaactttctcTTTTGCACAATTGGTTTTGTAATTCAATACATCATGTGAGTTAAAATGGAATTAGTGGAAAGAAGTAAAATATTGTTtggtaaaaattaattgaaaaagattAGTTCCCatgtttaataataaatataaaattgatgtaaTTTAGTTATATCAACAAAAGTgggttataatttttttaaaaaaactttatttcaattatttttattttcatgtataatttataaattattataatataattatataaaaatatacatattttaaactaGAGAAATGGtcctaaatattaaaaagttaaaactaattacaaaatatatatataaaaaaatcaagaaaatttagtttcaatttatttaccatatttaaaaatgtccatttcaaattacaaatttaatctaaatttttacaaaaccattttttttttttaaagaacaattcttacaaaaactaaaaccaatttaaatttgaaataaatgtgaaaaaataaatgaacaaaaaatgtaaaatttgagatagtgaaagaaaataccaaataaGTTGGTTtaccaaataaattattaaataagttAGGATTACCAATTGAAAAACGTTCACAACTCAAATTTTACTCCGTTTTTATGgacatttaatttaacttaaaaccgtccaatattaattatcaaagttgagaattaatttgataataattaattatttatttattttaaaaaataacaaattagaaaaaaatctcAACCAACAACTTGATCCGATCTACGCACTAAATTCGGCGAAATAAAATGGAGACTTTAGTGgcgataaataaatataaataaatgaatacaTGTTGATGTATTCCAATTTCCCATTATCATCTTCACTCTGAATTCTCTTTCATTTCCCCAACTGTATCAGGTACTTCTCCTAATTGAGCTTCTCTTTTCCTGTATTAATCTCATTTGTTATTGGAGTTTTCATACGTTCTTCTTCTCTACTGTTCTTTTTTGGAAACTGTTGAAGTAGAGTAGTGgtaaaaaaatggcaaaatgactgtaaatagtttgtattttttgttattcttgaaaaaaaaacccccAACTTTTGTATGaacacaaataattttaaacctAATGAAGTTGAAAAAACTGGAATCGAGGCCGGGAATTCAACTTCTCTCAATTGCATTCTGAATATTGACAACGATTTTGTTGACGAAATGTATGATTTCTTGCCATTTTCTTGCATTGTGCTCTATCAGTTAGGACtatgtttgaatttgattttaacagTACTTATCACTGAGaaaatgcttttaaaaatGCATGTGAAATCGAACATTGAGTTGTCGATGTAATCTATTAGCGTACGTAGTaaattttttgatattttgttcattttgtttttgtgtgtCCATctatattctttcattctttcaaagAAATAATGCACTATCTATTATATAAGAAAGAGtctctttaatatttataaatagtgACTTGTACATGTGGGAGTTACACATTATCAGGTTATGTGTTCTTACACTTAAACACACATGGTTGTTTTAGCAATCTCTTGAGTACTCACTTTAATTTCAGTCAGATTACCTTACACAAATATCTCAGAAGATGAAACGAAAATTTCAGTCGATGATCTTATGGATTATGGTAAGTCATCAACAGACAATTCTTCTACGATGTTGTATATGATGAAAATTCCAATCACATTTTTAAAGtcaatttatatatgaatagaGTTTTTGATGTTCTTGGTTATTGTAATATTTACTCAAGGGGGagaacttaaaataaatatttataatagcaaaattttggatttctttgaaattttgctatatgtatatgtattatgtaGTGAATAACTAcaattaatagttttatagtttataaataacaGTTTAAATTAGAATCCAATTTTTTGAGTTACCCATATGAAATAAATCTGCtaccatttttcttccaaCAACTACATAGATTTTGTGCGTTATGTTTcctgaatgaaaattttgaaaattaatccCATTGGTTTTCTAGTTGTTTCTTCATGTATTATCCCCTTCTTTAGAAACAAGAAGCATAAGCTATTTTTGTAGTAGCatgaatcttcaatttttctgtaCATTTGGGATGTTAAAGAAACCCTTATGAATTAATTCATAAGTAATTGGTGATATGAAATGAACCCATGACCTCGTGGCCATTAAGGTGACCACCATTTTTCTAGACCGTTTTAAAGTAAATTCTTTCAGTGTATCAAATGTTTTGAATCATGGACTTGAATGACAGTTGTAGCTTTCCTTTCACGAATAGCTTCTCATGcatttctatttaataaaCTATGTGGCCATGATGTTTACAATTTTTGTGTTAGAATGGAGAATATGAAGATGCAGCAGCCTGTTTATCATGAAGAGGGATCAAAGGAGCTACGAAAAAATTGTGAAAGTTTTGAGGCTAAGATTTTTGCTAAGGTTACCAGTATGGTATGTCTTGCTCACTttctttatagtttaaatCAAGAATTGTACGAATAAACATATTCTCATTTATGTTTAGCCCATATgcttataaaaataagattctAATATCATTTGGTGatgtattttttctctctccttttttgtCGGGttgttctttcatttctttttctttcctgatTTCAGTCAGATTACCTAAGGAAAATATCTCTGAAGTTTTTCCCATCCTCACTATTATAAGCCTCTGGATTTTGGTAAGTCATCAACAGACAGTTGTTGCACGATGTAGTACATGATCGAAATTGCACTAACGTAACATTTTTTAAGCTTATTGGTGAATGACTACTGACTAGAGCTTTTGATTTCACTATTTTGAATATTGTAATAACAATTGAAGGTGGAAAACCAGGAACTGTGACTGGGGATTCTTTGTCTCGATTTGACCGACAAAAATATCGCGATTTCATGTATGATTTCTCACCTTCTTCTTGCATCATTGTAATGGTCATTGTAATGGCTCACATTTTCAGATATAGTTAAGTTTCGTCAAATGAAGCTTAGTCTTGAATTTTATCGTGGTTACTTAATTTGGATTAAGTTTGAGTTGATGGAATTGGGGATTTGAATGGGTGAAAATTCGATTTTTTGTCTCGTTTGCCCTTTCTCCTTCACGAGCCTCCCTCATTTTTTCtagtattaaatttacttcTTCACCACCGATTTAAAACTCATAGATGAGGGGAgtgttagatattatattgAGCCTCCCTCATTTTTTCtagtattaaatttacttcTTCACCACCGATTTAAAACTCATAGATGAGGGGAgtgttagatattatattaaatttatctttagaccttttaaattttggtcaATTGATGATTTAGGATGTTCTAGATTCAAATCCATCCAATTTTATAGACTCCAACAATAATGTACACGGGAAAGGGGAAATCATTGACTACACGGGGAAGGGGATTATATTCTCTATCCTCACCCatcttatttagtttttttgaataaaaaagatatcttttttaaaagtaatgtaaaatttaaaacatatttaaaaaataggttgTTGCAAAACTATTATTTAGGTGAAGTGTGTACCCGACTTCCATGAATTGAACTTTACCTCAAATCACCTATTTTTTATATGCACTCACCAATACtaagtaaaattttactttccataattttattttatttgaataaaagaaatgtattggaaaatgacttatttagtttgtaaaatgttgaaagtattaagaatttgttaaaaattaaattacttaaataaaaaacaaatgggGATTTTTTTCTTGGGAAATTTGATCCCCTTGAATTCCTTGTGGGGGAATCTTCGCCCTACCTCCGTAGAAATTTTTTGCCACGGATGGTATTGGTAGAACTcgtctctctttttcattctctttctctaaattttgattGTCCCTCTCATTCTTCCTCGCTCTCTTCCTCATAATTGTGTGTGATTGTCCACCCCAACTCTATTGTTGTCTTTGTGCTGAGCAGATAACAAATTATGATtggtgtttttcttttaggcTTTACATGAAGCCTCTATACATTCGATATGGTGGTTCATGGAACGACAACAAACAATGCTATACTGGAGGTCAATTGAAAGGTATCTTAGTGCCGATCACAATAAACTATAATGAATTGAGAGATCGCATGAATATGAACTTACAAAAGTTAGTTCCTCAGAGTTCAACATTATAATATGGGTGAAATATAAGTTGGACCTTGATTCTCCTCCGATGTATATAATGGATGACTGATGTTCAATTTCTGGTCCGggaagttaaatttaaaaaaccttTGATATTCTTAAGTCTTGAAAAAATCCAACAACAAACAACGACCTCTGAAGACAACAATGAGAGACGGCAACAAGCATGTAAAGTGGAGGGTGTTCTTCCTACTAGTgatggaaatgaaaatgaaactgGTATTTTTTCATGGGTGGCCTCGATGAGAAACGCCAACGCCAACGCCAACGCCAACTCACAGTCAAAAAGGAGGTTGTAGTGATTAGTGTTCGGAACGAGAGCAATGTAGGTAGGTTGCATAAGCGAGTGATTATTCTTCATCAAACTCTCTTGGACAGTTGCataaaaagtttgataattttatgtGGAACAATAATGGTGCAAAGCATATGATTGTTTGGTTGATATGAAAGATTTGAGAGCTGCAGAAGATGTTGATAATGTTATTAGGGATGTGAGGATCAAGAGGAGAGGAAAGGAAGGATAGtctatttgagaaataaatgtttctaaattaacaatttttgtttttgtttttaaaattcaataattgagGTTGAATTTTTGGTAGAAAGGCATTATTCCTGATGACTatttaattcctttttttttcatagtaATTGTgctaaattaatatatttatatcttattttgatattgaaattatattttcgagtattttttaaaattttacaaaaaataaattttgttttactaAGCCATTAGTTTAGGTTCACatttacataataatataGTTAAGTTggatttgagaaaaataatattatagaTAAAATTTTTAGCATATTAAAAACGATTATATCATACTTATTGGTCTTGCATCAAAACTTTATGTATTTAATgcattatatatatgcatgttttttcataaaataagaGAATATTGGGCAcggaaaaatataaagaaaaagatctgaaatgattattaaacaaatttatgtttttatttcttttttcttcctttttt
Coding sequences within:
- the LOC101214737 gene encoding uncharacterized protein LOC101214737 isoform X2, which produces MEFCQTDSQALLVQIRRHEALLKSKRRWLLGLPTSESRRKYPDHSDFLNKQNLPESLLREDDIFYETVKTRVEEAFGALGVETRHLGIRADQIFDSCKIGKLILSCLNDLSTRGLYLLAVVLTENSAQLEKTRCKLKRTIREFIPKVLRSKSQDCRQLEIVKQLAQLLNDSKNFRRRRSTTLTSSLFSNHDAVSHVLYGLGDLPTQVLLAMHRKLVGVRFMPQMKRNRHGRGRDCLINLLTKISKKMLSSIGEGDELQESLAKAMAVADLSLKLVPGRHNSSIIEFYHFSPQMKSLHNEIVKAIWSISKRVNFQKLKQVKSLLDPNAKVSHRSLRSCIKRMLIDYLFECSDMDTVPKSLLKALALINADSQIATHSVFSQDEIEEEVECVFSLSAQMKQVVWDLLPNCDFEHDFADAYMEELEESDNDLDDHDEDSCDGLPREDNESRSVYVEGMGESMPANLDHSSVGNILSPSYNADVESFQYSTPMHFKREGSLDSSFSYHPSFMESKGQHDAYNLSSNQQVENKDTPNILLGNSTTGDTAKTPCSSAFNMCSMHQMEQSEPSTFKNQYLVVQEACDETSMIAYNFIGRLLGEFAKNEGIELDWCANLYLNSNCSIEEDLPVEQTHIRAKGSDSVIIQVCQELIPSLSKSGTKRLQQLLGL
- the LOC101214737 gene encoding uncharacterized protein LOC101214737 isoform X1 yields the protein MEFCQTDSQALLVQIRRHEALLKSKRRWLLGLPTSESRRKYPDHSDFLNKQNLPESLLREDDIFYETVKTRVEEAFGALGVETRHLGIRADQIFDSCKIGKLILSCLNDLSTRGLYLLAVVLTENSAQLEKTRCKLKRTIREFIPKVLRSKSQDCRQLEIVKQLAQLLNDSKNFRRRRSTTLTSSLFSNHDAVSHVLYGLGDLPTQVLLAMHRKLVGVRFMPQMKRNRHGRGRDCLINLLTKISKKMLSSIGEGDELQESLAKAMAVADLSLKLVPGRHNSSIIEFYHFSPQMKSLHNEIVKAIWSISKRVNFQKLKQVKSLLDPNAKVSHRSLRSCIKRMLIDYLFECSDMDTVPKSLLKALALINADSQIATHSVFSQDEIEEEVECVFSLSAQMKQVVWDLLPNCDFEHDFADAYMEELEESDNDLDDHDEDSCDGLPREDNESRSVYVEGMGESMPANLDHSSVGNILSPSYNADVESFQYSTPMHFKREGSLDSSFSYHPSFMESKGQHDAYNLSSNQQVENKDTPNILLGNSTTGDTAKTPCSSAFNMCSMHQMEQSEPSTFKNQYLVVQEACDETSMIAYNFIGRLLGEFAKNEGIELDWCANLYLNSNCSIEEDLPEVEQTHIRAKGSDSVIIQVCQELIPSLSKSGTKRLQQLLGL
- the LOC101214737 gene encoding uncharacterized protein LOC101214737 isoform X3, whose product is MEFCQTDSQALLVQIRRHEALLKSKRRWLLGLPTSESRRKYPDHSDFLNKQNLPESLLREDDIFYETVKTRVEEAFGALGVETRHLGIRADQIFDSCKIGKLILSCLNDLSTRGLYLLAVVLTENSAQLEKTRCKLKRTIREFIPKVLRSKSQDCRQLEIVKQLAQLLNDSKNFRRRRSTTLTSSLFSNHDAVSHVLYGLGDLPTQVLLAMHRKLVGVRFMPQMKRNRHGRGRDCLINLLTKISKKMLSSIGEGDELQESLAKAMAVADLSLKLVPGRHNSSIIEFYHFSPQMKSLHNEIVKAIWSISKRVNFQKLKQVKSLLDPNAKVSHRSLRSCIKRMLIDYLFECSDMDTVPKSLLKALALINADSQIATHSVFSQDEIEEEVECVFSLSAQMKQVVWDLLPNCDFEHDFADAYMEELEESDNDLDDHDEDSCDGLPREDNESRSVYVEGMGESMPANLDHSSVGNILSPSYNADVESFQYSTPMHFKREGSLDSSFSYHPSFMESKGQHDAYNLSSNQQVENKDTPNILLGNSTTGDTAKTPCSSAFNMCSMHQMEQSEPSTFKNQYLVVQEACDETSMIAYNFIGRLLGEFAKNEGIELDWCANLYLNSNCSIEEDLPVEQRDFNSCWGCDSQGILLA